The following are encoded together in the Oreochromis aureus strain Israel breed Guangdong linkage group 18, ZZ_aureus, whole genome shotgun sequence genome:
- the LOC116317845 gene encoding neuropilin and tolloid-like protein 1, whose amino-acid sequence MLHKLMLQIALAASLLSPELSSATATKTKAQVKNNSGVTPAGECGTWVKEPDGGYFTSPNYPEKYPPERECIYIIEASPRQCIDLFFNEKYSIEPSWECKFDHIEVRDGPFGFSPIIGRYCGQESPSYVRSSGRYLYIKFVADSELEAIGFSARYNFTKDPEFKELGELPALPFCEFEMNGPEGYVDSTQIAKEGRAQQTEAVDCRWYIRAPPRAKIYMRFLEYEMHNSNECKRNFVGIYDGSSSVEHLKNKFCSTVANDVMLVTSVGVVRLWADEGSRKSRFKILFTTFHEPPCERDTFFCHSNMCINHTLVCNGIQNCVYPWDENHCKEKRKPSILDTLDNTNLTIIGVTCGLVVILLIISVIIQVKQPRKKYIIRRDDFDPALLHPGFEPPHYELCTLRRAPSGDLTDPALAEDFDKFHKLRRSESKCIRDHHCGSHQGSVHGSRSNLSVRDATIVPDGGALVSQLQPVMVNQQSPRLSHHNTPTSRRNIVVMKHSYSQDAAGGYRAEEEEDLMMDDGPTTSQHHMYHHPIHHGPSGLDHTVHRTLSNDF is encoded by the exons ATGCTGCACAAACTTATGCTGCAAATCG CTTTAGCAGCAAGCCTCCTCTCACCTGAGCTGTCAAGTGCCACAGCTACTAAAACAAAAGCTCAAG TAAAGAACAACTCGGGTGTGACACCAGCTGGGGAGTGTGGGACCTGGGTAAAGGAGCCTGATGGAGGGTATTTCACATCACCGAATTACCCTGAGAAATACCCACCTGAGAGGGAATGCATCTATATTATAGAAG CCTCTCCTCGGCAGTGCATCGACCTGTTCTTCAATGAGAAGTATTCCATCGAGCCCTCCTGGGAGTGTAAGTTCGACCACATTGAAGTCCGCGACGGTCCCTTTGGTTTCTCTCCCATAATTGGTCGCTACTGCGGGCAGGAAAGCCCGTCATATGTCCGCTCCAGTGGGAGGTACTTGTACATCAAATTTGTGGCTGATAGTGAACTGGAGGCCATTGGTTTCTCAGCACGGTATAACTTCACAAAAG ATCCCGAGTTTAAAGAGCTTGGGGAACTGCCAGCTCTACCAT TTTGTGAGTTTGAGATGAATGGTCCAGAAGGCTACGTAGATTCAACGCAGATAGCTAAGGAAGGCCGGGCGCAGCAGACTGAAGCTGTGGACTGCAGATGGTACATCAGGGCTCCACCGAGAGCCAAG ATCTACATGCGTTTTCTTGAGTATGAGATGCATAACTCCAATGAGTGTAAGCGTAACTTTGTTGGCATCTATGACGGCAGCAGTTCCGTTGAGCACTTGAAGAATAAGTTTTGCTCCACTGTGGCCAACGATGTCATGCTGGTTACCTCTGTGGGGGTGGTGAGACTGTGGGCAGACGAGGGCAGCAGGAAGAGCAGATTCAAAATCCTCTTTACAACCTTCCATGAGC CTCCGTGTGAGAGAGACACTTTCTTTTGCCATAGCAACATGTGCATCAACCACACCCTGGTGTGCAACGGCATCCAGAACTGTGTTTACCCATGGGATGAGAATCACTGCAAAG AGAAGAGGAAACCGAGCATCCTGGATACGCTAGATAACACTAACCTCACTATCATTGGAGTAACCTGTGGTCTGGTCGTCATCCTGCTCATCATCTCTGTCATCATCCAGGTCAAACAGCCTCGCAAGAAATACATCATCCGCAG AGATGATTTTGATCCTGCCCTCCTCCACCCCGGTTTTGAGCCTCCTCACTATGAACTCTGTACACTGCGCCGTGCCCCCTCAGGTGACCTGACCGATCCTGCCCTGGCCGAGGACTTTGACAAGTTCCACAAGCTGAGACGCTCCGAAAGCAAATGCATCCGCGACCACCACTGTGGCTCTCACCAGGGCAGTGTCCACGGTAGCCGCAGCAACTTGAGCGTGAGGGACGCCACCATTGTACCTGATGGGGGGGCTCTTGTGTCCCAGTTGCAGCCAGTGATGGTGAACCAGCAGTCGCCCCGACTCTCTCACCACAACACGCCGACGAGTCGACGGAACATTGTGGTGATGAAGCACAGCTACTCACAGGACGCTGCAGGAGGGTAcagggcagaggaggaggaggatttaATGATGGATGATGGTCCCACTACCAGTCAGCACCACATGTACCATCATCCAATCCACCACGGCCCATCAGGGCTTGACCACACTGTCCATCGTACACTGTCTAATGACTTCTaa
- the atpsckmt gene encoding ATP synthase subunit C lysine N-methyltransferase isoform X1 has protein sequence MSQEELLLDSGQPNEDNRDRKGRSRIGLVVTGVVGGSLVALYAVAAPFVAPALRKVCLPFVPATTTQVENVLKALRARSGTLVDIGSGDGRIVIAAAKHGFRASGFELNPWLVWYSRYRAWREGVYRSTSFHISDLWKVSFAQYSNVVIFGVPQMMEKLELKLASELPSTAKVVACRFPFPTWIPESTAGEGIDTVWVYDAKTFKSHL, from the exons ATGTCACAAGAGGAGCTCCTGCTGGACTCGGGACAGCCTAATGAGGATAACAGGGACAGAAAGGGCAGGAGCCGCATTGGGCTCGTCGTAACAGGGGTAGTGGGAGGGTCGCTGGTTGCTCTGTACGCGGTGGCTGCTCCGTTTGTGGCCCCTGCCCTGAGGAAAGTCTGCCTCCCGTTTGTCCCGGCCACCACGACTCAGGTGGAAAACGTCCTCAAGGCGTTAAGGGCAAGGTCGGGAACCCTGGTGGACATAGGGAGCGGAGATGGAAGGATA GTGATTGCAGCAGCCAAACATGGTTTTCGTGCGTCAGGGTTTGAGCTGAACCCCTGGTTGGTGTGGTATTCTCGCTACAGGGCCTGGAGGGAGGGAGTCTACCGCTCCACCTCATTCCACATCTCAGACTTGTGGAAG GTCAGCTTTGCTCAGTACTCcaatgttgtcatttttggaGTCCCTCAGATG ATGGAGAAGCTTGAGCTGAAATTGGCAAGCGAGCTGCCTAGCACAGCCAAGGTGGTGGCCTGTCGCTTCCCCTTCCCTACGTGGATTCCTGAAAGCACCGCAGGGGAGGGCATAGACACTGTATGGGTGTACGATGCAAAGACATTTAAATCACACCTGTAA
- the atpsckmt gene encoding ATP synthase subunit C lysine N-methyltransferase isoform X2, with protein MSVWDVMWLNGSLQVMPQLFDCYVVGLLLCFGSCLTPLAILSQASVNYTVSPCFLQVIAAAKHGFRASGFELNPWLVWYSRYRAWREGVYRSTSFHISDLWKVSFAQYSNVVIFGVPQMMEKLELKLASELPSTAKVVACRFPFPTWIPESTAGEGIDTVWVYDAKTFKSHL; from the exons ATGAGTGTCTGGGATGTCATGTGGCTGAACGGTTCTCTACAGGTTATGCCACAGCTGTTCGACTGTTATGTTGTGGGTTTACTTTTGTGCTTTGGATCGTGTCTTACACCTTTAGCCATCCTCTCCCAAGCTTCAG TGAACTACACTGTTTCCCCTTGCTTCTTGCAGGTGATTGCAGCAGCCAAACATGGTTTTCGTGCGTCAGGGTTTGAGCTGAACCCCTGGTTGGTGTGGTATTCTCGCTACAGGGCCTGGAGGGAGGGAGTCTACCGCTCCACCTCATTCCACATCTCAGACTTGTGGAAG GTCAGCTTTGCTCAGTACTCcaatgttgtcatttttggaGTCCCTCAGATG ATGGAGAAGCTTGAGCTGAAATTGGCAAGCGAGCTGCCTAGCACAGCCAAGGTGGTGGCCTGTCGCTTCCCCTTCCCTACGTGGATTCCTGAAAGCACCGCAGGGGAGGGCATAGACACTGTATGGGTGTACGATGCAAAGACATTTAAATCACACCTGTAA